A stretch of DNA from Halobacillus litoralis:
ATCTCGAAATCGATTCTTACCAACCCTGCCCTATAAGTTGAATAGCGGTTTATGTTTATTGTAGCATGGGCGGTTTGTTTCGATACACAGAATGAAGGGTGGAGATGAAATCCCCTCATTCAAGCAAAATCCTAATTGAAAACATTAGGGAAACGTCAGAATTTTTTGATACACTAAGAAGAAAATGAGGTGATAGGATGACAACAAAAATAGCAATCATTCAAATGGATATCGTCTTCGGTAACCCTGAAGAGAACCGGAGATATGCACAGGAGAAAATAAGAGAAGCGGCCGCACAAGGAAGCGAGGTCATCTTGTTACCTGAATTGTGGACGACAGGTTATGATCTCTCCCGTTTTGAAGAAATAGCAGAAACACTTGAGGGGCCGACGCATCAGCTCTTAATTTCTCTAGCCCATGAACTCAAGGTCACCATTGCGGGTTCCATCGCTGAAGAAGAAAACGGCAAGTTCTATAATACCTTCGTTGCCTATGACGCGAAAGGTGAGCGGCTGTTCAACTACAGGAAAGCTCATTTGTTCCGCTTGATGAATGAAGAAAAGTTTTTAGAATCAGGTAATCAAAAAGGAAATTTCCACCTTGAAGATGTACCGGTGGCGGGTGTCATTTGTTATGATATCCGCTTCCCGGAATGGATGAGAACGCATATGCTTGATGGTTCGCGCGGGTTGTTTGTCGTAGCTGAATGGCCTAAACCCCGGGTGGAGCATTGGCGTAATCTCTTGATCAGCCGAGCCATTGAAAATCAATGCTTCGTGATCGCCTGCAACCGTGTAGGTGCTGATCAAAACAATGAGTTCGGAGGTCATTCTATCGTTGTGGACCCGTGGGGCAACGTAGTGGCTGAAGGTGGTTTTGGGGAAGAAATTGTGTATGCTGATATTGACTTCACGGCTGTGGAGGCAATCCGGAAACAGATCCCTATTTTTCAGGATCGACGTCCGGATTTGTATGAATGAGTTCTTAAACCATTGTATACCGATGAATATATCTGAATAAGAAAATGAAAAAAATCCTTCCAAATCAATCGGAAGGATTTTTTTCATAGGCCGGAGTTTGATAGAAATAGTTGGGTGTGTCCATCCGGTTTTCATAGGCCGAATGAAAGATGTGGGTCGTTGCTGGCGAAACGGGCGGGATGAGCCATGTCCAGTCACCCGTGACCTCACGGCCGCACGACTGTTCTTTTTTCTCGAACTGATGGAACTGTTGGGCAGCTGTATGATGATCGACAAGACTTACCCCATCGGATTGATAAGAAAACAGCACAGCCTGATTAAGCTCAATTAAGGCTCGGTCCTTCCACAAGGAAGAATTTCGTTTCGTATCAAGACCCATGGCTTCCGCGACCACTGGTAAAAGGTCATACCGAAAGTCATCAGCTAGGTTACGGGCCCCGATTTCTGTCTCCATATAAAAGCCATTAAATGGGGCGGCCGTATAATCGATTCCACCGATTTCAAGACGCATATCAGAAATCACAGGGACCGCATACCACCGTAAACCTAAGTCTTCAAACCAAGTGAATTCCGGATGACGCAAGCGAACTTGCTTCACCTTTTCAGATGGAATATCATACCACACAGGCTCGCGCCCATCCATTTGGACGACAAGAGGCAATACATCAAACGACGTGCCTTCCCCTCTCCATCCGAGCTTCTGACATTCCTTCGTAAACGCAACAGAAGCCGGGTCTCCTGTCACAGTTCCGTTTTCTTCATAACCAGCATATCGAATCAATTGATGATTCCAAAGCCGTACTTCCCTCTCCGAGGTTTTAGGCTTAAAAATGGTAATCGTCGATCGGATACGCCCATCATTCGTAGCATAATCCAAATGATCGAGGAGTGCATTGCGCATGCCCTCTTCTGTATTGACATGCCTGGCATCAAAGACCTTCAAGCTATTCCAGAAAAGACGTCCGATGCAGCGGTTGCTGTTCCGCCAGGCGACTTTGGCGCCATATTCAAGCTCATCATAGGTGTGCGTATAGCTTCCCGTTTCAACAATTTCCCGTTCGATTTCTTTGAGTCTCTCATCTGTACCAGAAAGCTGTTGCTCCTGATGGTATTGGCGAATGAATGCTTCCGCCTTTTTATATAAATCTGTATTCACAGCATGAATCCTCCTGTATGGTGCTTCATTACTATCGTACCATACATAAAGACCTTCCTACACGATTCAGTCTGCTTTACGGGCTGCCTGCTGTACAGGATCCCACACACTGTTATAAGGAGGTGCGTAGGCGAGATCCAAGTCTTCTAATTCATCGATCGACATTTCATGGAATAAAGCAGTAGCCAAGACATCGATACGTTTATCAACTCCTTGCCCGCCTATGATTTGAGCGCCAAGCAACTGACCGGTTCGTTCATGATAAACGATTTTCAATGTCATCGGATTTTCCTTGGAGTAATAGCCGGCGGCATGGGTGGATTCTATCGTAATTTTTTTACAAGGAATCCTTTCCTTCTTTGCCTCCCGTTCAGAAAGACCGGTGCGCGCAAGGGTTAAATCGAAGAATTTCAATATCGACGTGCCCACGATTCCTCGGAACGACCTTCTTCGATCAATCATATTCAGTCCCGCGACTTGCCCTTGTTTATTGGCATGCGTGCCTAAAGGGATATAATCATCCTTTTTCTTAACCCGGTGAAACTGGGTCGCACAATCCCCGGCAGCATAGATATCCAGTATGCTTGTCTCCATAAAAGCATTCACGGCGATCGCGTCGTTCATCCCTTTGTAAACACCCGTATGTTTCATGAAGGATGTATTAGGTGTCACTCCAACGGCGACAAGAACAAGATCGGATTTATATTCTCCTTGATCCGTGATGACGGAATGGACATGCTGATCCCCTTTGAATCCTTCAACCGATTCCCCAAGATGTAGTTCCACACCGTTCCGTTCGGCCTCTGCATGGACAAGCTCTCCCATATCCTCATCGAAAATTTTCGCCAGTTGAGGTCCGCGGTCGATCAATCGTACGTTCTTTCCAATCGAAACAAAGCTTTCGGCCATTTCGAGCCCTATGTATCCGCCACCGATAATGGTCACATGTTCCTTCTCCCTTGAAGTCGCAGCCATGATCTCCTTTATATCAGGAATTGTTTTTAATGTATAAATACCTTCAAGCTCCCGTCCTTCCCAGGGGGGCATGACAGGTGCTGCACCGGAAGCCACAAGCAGACGATCATAAGACAACTCAAACCCCTGACCCTCGTGATTTTTTCCGTAAACGACTTTGTGATCACAATCCACTTCCGTTACCGTGTGGTAGGTTCGGACATCAATGCCATATTTTTCGCGAAATGTCTCAGGGTCACGCGCGATCAGGTCTTCGGTAGCCTCGACATCCCCGCTCAATACATACGGCAGGCCACATTGCCCATAAGAGGTGATTCCTCCTTTTTCCAACACAGTAATGGAATGCCCCTCACTATTCCTTACTATTTGCATAGCTGCACTCATCCCGGCAGCATCTCCTCCGATAATAACGACATTCATTCCACTCACTCCTTTTACGTACCTTCTATTCTCTTATTCTTTGCCTATATGGTTCCCACTCAAACTTCTCTCATGTTAAACTAACGATATTATCTTTTTGTACGACTTTTCAAAAAAATCATTCGAGGTGAAGGACATGAAGCAATTCCAAACATCCCAAGCCATCCAGCGGCTTCCGGACCAATTTTTCGCAACTATGATTGATAAATTAAACCTATATAAAAAACGTGGATATGACACCTTGAACTTGGGACAGGGAAACCCTGATCAACCCACTCCCTCCCACATCGTCGAGTCACTAAAGGAGGCGGCAGAAAACCCGGATTTCCACAAATATCCTCCCTTCCACGGATATGAGTTCTTAAAAGAAGCGGTGGCTGAATTTTACAAGCGTGAATATGATGTGGACATTGATCCTGAAACAGAAGTCGCCATTATGCCTGGCAGCAAAACAGGTCTCGTTGAGCTCAGCCAGTGCTTCCTTGATCCAGGGGATGTCGCGCTTGTTCCCGACCCCGGCTACCCGGATTACTGGTCCGGCATTGAAATGGTCGGCGCAGAAATGAAGTCCATGCCCCTTCGCGAAGAGAATGGATTTTTGCCTGACTACGGAGAAATTGATGAAGAGAGCTGGGAAAAAGCAAAGCTCATGTTCTTAAACTACCCCAATAATCCGACGGGAGCTATGGCTGACGAGGACTTCTTTGTGGAAACCATCCAAGAAGCAGAAAAGCACGATGTTTGTGTCGTTCACGACTTCGCCTATGGGGCGATCGGGTTTGATGAAAACAAGCCGCTCAGCTTTATGCAATTCGAAGGTGCAAAAAATGTCGGTGTTGAAGTTTATACGATGTCTAAAACATACAATATGGCCGGCTGGCGTGTCGCTTTCGCTGTCGGTAATCCCAGCGTTATTCACGCACTGGAAGTCATTCAGGACCACTATTTCTGCAGTATTTTCGGCGGATTGCAAAAAGCATCAGCTACTGCCTTACTAAGTTCACAACAATGTGTCACAGAACTTGCTGAAACCTATGAAAAAAGACGTGACCTTCTCGTCCATGGGTTAGAAGAAGCGGGATATCATGTGGCTCCCTGCCAGGGTTCTTTCTTTACTTGGCTGCAAGTACCTGAAGGCTATACATCCCAAGGCTTTGCGGATGATTTATTGGAAGAGACAGGTTTATTCGTCGCCCCAGGGATCGGATTCGGTAAGCATGGAGAAGGATATGTGCGCATCGGATTAAACAATTCGGAAGAAACATTGCGCGATGCGGTAGAACGATTTAAATCATTTAAACAGAAGTAAGATCAAGGACAGCACCTTCAACCTCGAAGGTGCTGTTTTTATTTTCTCACTATAACAACCGCATGCATAAATCCAGACCATCAGTATAAACGTGTATCAAACGCCTTCTCCTGTCGAAACAAGTCTGTTTATCGGACAATTTTTATGAAAATAATCATTGAATACATATTCAAAATGTATTTTAATTATCTTATACAAATTTCCTACAACGACTATACAGGAGGGGTTCACAATGTATGCACTGATCAGGAAAGATGATCGCTTATTAGAAGTATTAAAAGACCCTATTGATCGTAGAGACAGGGTTTTCCACCAGAAAAAAGAAGCTGTGAAGTATGCTGAAAAATTGAATGGATATATACAATCCGGCCCAAAATGGGAAGTTCAGGAATATCTCATACATGAACGAAAAAAAAGCAGAAGCTCCATCTGTTAAGCTTCTGCTTCTGCTTTTTCTCATTCTTATTTCAATTTAAAAAGGAAACTCACGATAACCATTCATCACGCCGATCCATTTCACTGTTGTAAATTTATCCAATGCCCATTCGCCGCCGAAACGGCCGAGGCCGGATTCTTTTTCACCACCAAAAGCCACGTGTGGTTCATCATTCACGGACTGATCATTCACATGAATCATACCCGTCTCCACACGTTTGGCAACTTCTACCCCACGATGGACATCACGAGTGAATACAGAACCGCTCAATCCATATGGAGAACTGTTCGCTGCTTGAATCGCTTCTTGTTCTGATGAAACTTTGATCACAGAAGCAACAGGGCCGAAGACTTCATTTTTCGCTATCGGCATATCGCTCGTTACACCCGTCAACACGGTCGGCTGCATGACACTGCCATCCGTCTCTCCACCGGTGAGTATTTCAGCACCTCGACCGACACTTTCTTTCACATCCTCCTGAATCCGTTCAATGGCATCCTTGTTGATGAGAGGCCCAATGACGGTATCCTTCTCAGACGGGTCGCCGGCTTTCAAGCTCTCTACTTTCTCTTTAAATTTCTCGATGAACGTATCATATACACTTTCATCCACGATGATTCTGTTCAACGACATGCAAATCTGCCCCTGGTGCAAGAACTTCCCGAAAGCTGCCGCTTCTACCGCTTGATCGATATCCGCATCTTCAAGGACGATCATAGCATTATTACCGCCAAGCTCTAGAGCTGTCTCCTTAATATATTTTCCGGCGAGTTCACCGATATGGCTGCCCACTTCCGTCGATCCTGTAAAGGAAATCAGCTTCGCCGCAGGATGTTTCACAAAAGCATCTCCGATTTCTGATCCTCGACCTACAACCACATTAATTACACCCTCAGGGAACCCTGCTTCTTCGAACAGATCGGCAATGAACAACCCTGACGTAACCGGTGCATCAGACGCCGGCTTTACGACCACAGTATTCCCTGTCGCCACCGCAGGAGCGATGGATCTCATCGCTAAATGGAAAGGGAAATTCCAAGGCCCGATGACGCCGATGACACCCTTAGGCGAACGGTACACACGGTTTTCCTTTCATGGAGTGTTGGACGGTAAAATCTGCCCGCTCATCCGTGTTGGGAAACTGGCTGATTCCCGGATGATGCCGACGGCCGCCTGCAATTCCACCTCTGCTTTAACAAGGGTGCTGCCCGCTTCTTTCACGAGCCAATCAATAATCTCATCTTTCCTCTCTTGCACGATTTTCAACAATTGATCAAAGTACGCCTGCTTTTTGGCAGGGAGCGTCGTCATCCACGACTCCTGAGCATTTACAGCAGCCTCATAAGCTTCATTAAGATCCTCTTCATTTGCAGATGGAATCGAAGCAATCGTTTGCTGAGTATAAGGATTGACATTATCTACATATTTCTCACTGGAACCGCTTCTCCACTG
This window harbors:
- a CDS encoding carbon-nitrogen family hydrolase — protein: MTTKIAIIQMDIVFGNPEENRRYAQEKIREAAAQGSEVILLPELWTTGYDLSRFEEIAETLEGPTHQLLISLAHELKVTIAGSIAEEENGKFYNTFVAYDAKGERLFNYRKAHLFRLMNEEKFLESGNQKGNFHLEDVPVAGVICYDIRFPEWMRTHMLDGSRGLFVVAEWPKPRVEHWRNLLISRAIENQCFVIACNRVGADQNNEFGGHSIVVDPWGNVVAEGGFGEEIVYADIDFTAVEAIRKQIPIFQDRRPDLYE
- a CDS encoding nitric oxide synthase oxygenase, producing MNTDLYKKAEAFIRQYHQEQQLSGTDERLKEIEREIVETGSYTHTYDELEYGAKVAWRNSNRCIGRLFWNSLKVFDARHVNTEEGMRNALLDHLDYATNDGRIRSTITIFKPKTSEREVRLWNHQLIRYAGYEENGTVTGDPASVAFTKECQKLGWRGEGTSFDVLPLVVQMDGREPVWYDIPSEKVKQVRLRHPEFTWFEDLGLRWYAVPVISDMRLEIGGIDYTAAPFNGFYMETEIGARNLADDFRYDLLPVVAEAMGLDTKRNSSLWKDRALIELNQAVLFSYQSDGVSLVDHHTAAQQFHQFEKKEQSCGREVTGDWTWLIPPVSPATTHIFHSAYENRMDTPNYFYQTPAYEKNPSD
- a CDS encoding FAD-dependent oxidoreductase, with protein sequence MNVVIIGGDAAGMSAAMQIVRNSEGHSITVLEKGGITSYGQCGLPYVLSGDVEATEDLIARDPETFREKYGIDVRTYHTVTEVDCDHKVVYGKNHEGQGFELSYDRLLVASGAAPVMPPWEGRELEGIYTLKTIPDIKEIMAATSREKEHVTIIGGGYIGLEMAESFVSIGKNVRLIDRGPQLAKIFDEDMGELVHAEAERNGVELHLGESVEGFKGDQHVHSVITDQGEYKSDLVLVAVGVTPNTSFMKHTGVYKGMNDAIAVNAFMETSILDIYAAGDCATQFHRVKKKDDYIPLGTHANKQGQVAGLNMIDRRRSFRGIVGTSILKFFDLTLARTGLSEREAKKERIPCKKITIESTHAAGYYSKENPMTLKIVYHERTGQLLGAQIIGGQGVDKRIDVLATALFHEMSIDELEDLDLAYAPPYNSVWDPVQQAARKAD
- a CDS encoding pyridoxal phosphate-dependent aminotransferase, producing the protein MKQFQTSQAIQRLPDQFFATMIDKLNLYKKRGYDTLNLGQGNPDQPTPSHIVESLKEAAENPDFHKYPPFHGYEFLKEAVAEFYKREYDVDIDPETEVAIMPGSKTGLVELSQCFLDPGDVALVPDPGYPDYWSGIEMVGAEMKSMPLREENGFLPDYGEIDEESWEKAKLMFLNYPNNPTGAMADEDFFVETIQEAEKHDVCVVHDFAYGAIGFDENKPLSFMQFEGAKNVGVEVYTMSKTYNMAGWRVAFAVGNPSVIHALEVIQDHYFCSIFGGLQKASATALLSSQQCVTELAETYEKRRDLLVHGLEEAGYHVAPCQGSFFTWLQVPEGYTSQGFADDLLEETGLFVAPGIGFGKHGEGYVRIGLNNSEETLRDAVERFKSFKQK